A window of Jannaschia sp. M317 contains these coding sequences:
- the pdeM gene encoding ligase-associated DNA damage response endonuclease PdeM → MANHHPFSFAGERLIARASGALHWPAHDVLVVSDLHLGKSERHARRDGRLLPPYEVIDTLRRLQDDVLDTGAGHVVLLGDSFDDLAAAEALAPDHRDHIARLMAGRDWTWITGNHDPAPPGLPGRAVECLTLGPLTFCHIATDADRAEVSGHYHPKAAITLRGRAVTRPCFLRDDRRLILPAYGTYTGGLRSRDPALTGLMGANARAILAGQPMVEIPMPR, encoded by the coding sequence ATGGCGAACCACCATCCCTTTTCCTTTGCTGGCGAACGGCTGATCGCGCGGGCCTCTGGCGCGCTGCATTGGCCTGCGCACGATGTCCTGGTGGTCAGCGATCTGCACCTTGGCAAATCCGAACGACACGCCCGCCGCGATGGTCGCCTGCTGCCCCCCTACGAGGTCATTGATACCCTGCGCCGCCTACAGGACGATGTGCTGGACACCGGGGCCGGGCATGTCGTTTTGTTGGGGGACAGCTTCGATGATCTTGCCGCCGCCGAGGCACTGGCCCCGGACCATCGCGACCATATCGCGCGCCTGATGGCGGGGCGCGACTGGACCTGGATCACGGGCAACCATGACCCGGCGCCACCGGGGTTGCCGGGGCGGGCAGTTGAATGCCTGACGCTTGGCCCCCTCACCTTCTGCCACATCGCCACGGATGCCGACCGGGCCGAGGTTTCGGGCCACTACCACCCAAAGGCCGCGATCACCCTACGCGGACGGGCCGTGACGCGGCCCTGTTTCCTGCGCGACGACAGGCGGCTGATCCTGCCGGCCTACGGGACCTACACCGGCGGCCTGCGATCCCGCGACCCGGCATTGACCGGTCTGATGGGCGCGAACGCGCGCGCCATTCTGGCCGGTCAACCCATGGTCGAAATTCCGATGCCGAGATGA
- a CDS encoding lipocalin family protein: MRALLAAVLLAGCSTAVVAPLLPGYRDIGVPIASKADFDPARYAGRWYEIARFPVPFQSGCAGAIADYGAPQDGILSIRNTCLDAGGKPSQSITGTARLTGPGRLEVTFSGVPFVAPYWVLWTDQTYRTAVVGQPDGRAGWILNRDPSIPQDRLRAALTVLDFNGYDTDRLIFADRP; this comes from the coding sequence ATGAGGGCCCTGCTCGCCGCCGTTCTGCTGGCCGGGTGCAGCACCGCCGTGGTGGCGCCGCTTTTGCCCGGATATCGCGACATCGGGGTGCCCATTGCGTCCAAGGCCGACTTCGACCCCGCCCGCTATGCCGGTCGCTGGTACGAAATCGCGCGCTTTCCGGTGCCGTTCCAGTCGGGCTGTGCCGGGGCGATTGCCGACTACGGTGCACCGCAGGACGGCATCCTGTCCATCCGCAACACCTGTCTGGATGCTGGCGGCAAGCCTTCGCAATCGATCACCGGCACCGCGCGGCTGACGGGGCCGGGACGGTTGGAGGTGACCTTCAGCGGCGTTCCCTTTGTGGCCCCTTATTGGGTGCTCTGGACCGATCAGACCTATCGCACTGCCGTCGTGGGACAGCCCGATGGACGCGCGGGCTGGATTCTGAACCGTGATCCGTCCATCCCGCAAGACAGGTTGCGCGCGGCGCTGACGGTGCTGGACTTCAACGGCTACGACACCGACCGGCTGATCTTTGCCGACCGTCCCTGA